The following proteins come from a genomic window of Canis aureus isolate CA01 chromosome 3, VMU_Caureus_v.1.0, whole genome shotgun sequence:
- the MED11 gene encoding mediator of RNA polymerase II transcription subunit 11 isoform X2: protein MATYSLANERLRALEDIEREIGAILQNAGTVILELSKEKTNERLLDRQAAAFTASVQHVEAELSAQIRYLTQVATGQPHEGSSYSSRKDCQMALKRVDYARLKLSDVARTCEQMLEN, encoded by the exons ATGGCTACCTACAGCCTGGCGAACGAGAGGCTCCGCGCCCTGGAGGACATCGAACGGGAAATCGGCGCCATTCTGCAGAACGCAG GGACCGTGATCCTGGAGCTGTCCAAGGAGAAGACCAACGAGCGGCTCCTGGACCGGCAGGCGGCGGCCTTCACGGCGTCTGTGCAGCACGTGGAGGCGGAGCTGTCGGCTCAGATCCGCTACCTCACCCAG GTGGCCACGGGGCAGCCCCACGAGGGCTCCAGCTACTCTTCCAGAAAGGACTGTCAGATGGCCCTGAAGCGAGTGGACTATGCTCGCCTCAAGCTCAGTGATGTGGCCCGAACCTGTGAGCAGATGCTGGAAAACTAG
- the MED11 gene encoding mediator of RNA polymerase II transcription subunit 11 isoform X1, protein MATYSLANERLRALEDIEREIGAILQNAGTVILELSKEKTNERLLDRQAAAFTASVQHVEAELSAQIRYLTQPASQPASRDPGLGDPSRPSFSFLKEILKGGPAQFTGGHGAAPRGLQLLFQKGLSDGPEASGLCSPQAQ, encoded by the exons ATGGCTACCTACAGCCTGGCGAACGAGAGGCTCCGCGCCCTGGAGGACATCGAACGGGAAATCGGCGCCATTCTGCAGAACGCAG GGACCGTGATCCTGGAGCTGTCCAAGGAGAAGACCAACGAGCGGCTCCTGGACCGGCAGGCGGCGGCCTTCACGGCGTCTGTGCAGCACGTGGAGGCGGAGCTGTCGGCTCAGATCCGCTACCTCACCCAG ccagccagccagccagccagccgaGACCCGGGACTGGGTGACCCTTCCAGACCCAGCTTCTCCTTCCTGAAGGAAATACTTAAAGGTGGCCCTGCCCAATTCACTG GTGGCCACGGGGCAGCCCCACGAGGGCTCCAGCTACTCTTCCAGAAAGGACTGTCAGATGGCCCTGAAGCGAGTGGACTATGCTCGCCTCAAGCTCAGTGA